GCGGATGGGGCGTTCTTTCATGCGGTCAATTCCGGTGAGTGTAAAATCTCCGTTTCCAAGAGAAGCTGCCGCGGTTAAAAAGCGAATCGAAGTTCCCGAATTTCCGATGAAAAGTTCCGCCTTTTTGCTTGAAAATTTTCCGCTTGCGCCCGAAATTTCTGCGTCTTTAAAATCGTTTGAAAATCGCATGTTGGCGATGCCCAATTTTTTTAACGATTCCGCCATGTAATGCGTGTCATCGCTCCACAATAAATTGTGCAAATGCGTTGTGCCGCGGGCAAGAGCTGCGAGTAAAAGCGCTCGATTTGTAATACTTTTGGAGCCAGGAAGGCAAAGTTCTCCCAGAAAATGGTTTAAATAGGGAATATCCAAAAAAGTTGTATTCAAAGAATGCGTATTCATAATTTCAAATTTAGATTATTTTATAGAAGAAGACAAAAGAGGAACCGATGAAACAGACGGACGGAAATTTACAGATTCTTTGCACTCTCAGCGATTTTGAAATGTTCCATTCTATCAAGCTCGAACAGTTGGTAGAAATCATTAAATTCGTTTCGCGTTTAGAATTAGATGCGGGCGAAATTTTAATGGAAGAAGGAATGGTCAGCGATTGTTTTTACCTCGTCGAATCCGGCGATGTCGAAGTGTATTTTTCGGTGCCCGGACAAAAGAATTTTTTGGAAGCTTGCCGCGTCAAAACAGGCTCGCCTGTTGGTGAAATGGCACTTCTCGAAGATGATGTGCATTCCGCGCGGGTCATGGCAAAAGAAGCTTCGAGCGTCATCAAAATTGAAAGCGCTCCGTTTTTAAAATACTGCAACAAACATCCCGAAATCGGCTTTATCGTGATGCGCAATTTGGCAAAACTTTTGTGCAGTCGTTTGCGTTATACAGATCAGTTTTTGCGTCATGTCGCCTCAAATTAAATTCCTCGGATAGGGAGAATTTTATGGAAAAAGAAATCGAAGAATATATATTCCCCGTGCGCTTTTCGGATTGTGATCCGCGGAGTCGTTTACGCATTTCGGCGTTTCTCGATTTTATGGAAGAAACGGCGATTCTCGATGCCGAAAAAAATGGCTACGGCATTTGGAAAATGGTGCAGAACGGTTACACTTCGGTGATTTCGCGTTTAAAATTACGCATCAATCATTTTCCGCGTTGGGGCGAAAAATTGCATGTTTCCACGTGGACGAAATCCATTTTTAATCACAAAGTTTTGCTGCGGGATTATTCAATTTTAGACGATAATTTTCACATCATCGCCGAAGCGACTTCGTCGTGGTTGCTTGTCAATTTGAAAACGGGCCGCGCCGAAGATCCAGAACAAAGTCCATTTTTGCCCGAATTGTATCCCGAAAAAAATGCGATTTCCGAAAATTTGGAACTTCTCGAAGCCCGTGAAAATCCGCAGATAATTTTGCAGAAAACCGCATACTATTCGGATATCGATATGAATCGCCACGTCAACAACTGCCGCTATGCGGACTGGGTTTTTGATGCGCTTGCGTTAGATCCCGAACTCAAAAATCGCGAAGTGCGTTCCATTCAATTTAATTATATCGCAGGAATTGCTCCCGGCGAAACGGTAAATTTAATCCGCTTTGAAAATTCGAATCATCACGCTTTCATTTTTGGTGTCAACGCAAATGACCCGCAAAAAGTGCATTTCCAAGCGCGAATTGGTATCGCTGGCAATTAAAAAATTTTCTTTTGAATCAATAATTTTTATTTTCTTTAGAAAATTTTTGTTGGATGGATAATCGATGAAAGGAATTGTTCTCGCCGGAGGATCCGGAACAAGACTTTACCCGTTGACGATGGTAACGAGTAAACAGCTTTTGCCTGTTTACGATAAACCGATGATTTATTATCCGCTTTCGACGTTAATGCTCGCGGGAATTCGCGACATTCTCATCATTTCAACGCCGTCGGATTTGCCTAATTTTGAGCGTCTTTTAGGAGACGGCTCGGCGATGGGAATTCACCTTTCTTATCAAGTGCAGCCGAGTCCCGATGGACTTGCGCAAGCTTTTATTTTGGGCGAAGAATTTATCGATGGCGATGCGTGCGCCATGGTTCTCGGCGATAATATTTTTTACGGAAATGGTTTTAGTCCGCTTTTAAAAGCGGCGGTGAAAAATGCGGAAAACGGACGCGCTAGCGTGTTCGGCTATTACGTCGAAGATCCAGAACGTTTTGGCGTCGTCGAATTTGATGATTCGGGAAAAGTCATTTCGGTCGAAGAAAAACCGAAAGAACCGAAAAGCAATTATGCGATTACGGGATTATATTTTTACGATCATCGCGCTTCGCAATTTGCAAAAAATCAAAAACCGAGCGCTCGCGGTGAACTTGAAATTACCGATTTGAACAAGACATATTTGGAACGCGGCGAATTGGATGTAAAACTTCTCGGACGCGGATTTGCTTGGCTCGATACCGGCACAATGGACTCGTTAAATGAAGCGGGAAATTTTGTGAAAATGGTTGAAAGTCGTCAAGGAATTCAGATTAGCGCAGTCGAAGAAATCGCATTCATCAACGGTTGGATTACGCGGGAAAAACTTTTGGAATCGGCAGAAAAATATGGCAAATCGCCATACGGTTTGCATTTGCGAAAAGTCGCCGATGGGAAAATTCACTATTAAAATTTGAACCTTGGAAATCAAAATGAAAACGATTGTCATCACTGGCGGCGCGGGCTTTATCGGAAGTCATGTCGTCCGTCTTTTTGTGAATAAATATCCGAATTATAAAATCATCAATTTAGACAAATTAACTTATGCGGGAAATCTCGCCAATTTACGCGATATTGAAAATAAACCGAATTATCAATTCGTGAAAATGGACATTTGCGATTTCGATGCATTTTACAAATTGATGCAAACCGAACATGTTGATGGCATTATTCATTTGGCTGCAGAAAGTCACGTCGATCGTTCCATCAAAGATCCGTTTACATTTGCGCGCACCAATGTGATGGGAACGCTTTCGCTTTTGCAAGCGGCGAAACTTTACTGGGAATCTCTCCCCGAAAAATTTGAAGGAAAACGCTTTTATCATATTTCGACGGATGAAGTTTACGGCGCACTTTCTATGACGCATCCCGAAGGAATTCAGCCGCCGTTTACGACGACTGCGTCGAGCGCAAAACATCATTTGGCTTACGGCGAAGATTTCTTCTACGAAACGACGAAGTATAATCCGCATTCTCCGTATTCCGCATCGAAAGCGAGCTCGGATCATTTTGTCCGCGCTTTCCACGATACATACGGACTTCCGACGATTGTAACAAATTGCAGTAACAATTATGGGCCGTATCAATTCCCCGAAAAATTGATTCCGCTTTTCATCAATAATATCCGTCACAAAAAAGCGTTGCCCGTTTACGGAAAAGGTGAAAATGTCCGCGATTGGCTTTTTGTTGAAGATCACGCGCGGGCGATTGATTTGATTTTCCACAAAGGAAAAATTGCGGAAACTTATAACATCGGCGGCTTTAATGAATGGAAAAATATCGACATTATTAAAGTGGTAATTAAAACGGTGGATCGTCTCCTCGACCGAAAAGATGGCGAAGATTTAAATCTCATCACTTACGTCACCGACCGTTTGGGACACGATGCGCGCTATGCAATCGACAGCACGAAATTGCAAAAAGAACTCGGTTGGGAACCGTCTTTGCAATTTGAAGAAGGCATTGAAAAAACAGTAAAATGGTATTTGGAAAATCAAGAATGGCTGGATAATATTACCAGCGGCGCTTACGAAAAATACTACGAAACGATGTATCAAAACAAGTAATCATTATGGGAAAATTCAAATTTATTTCGACAGAAATTGACGATGTAAAAATCATCGAGCCCACAGTTTTCGGCGACGCTCGCGGTTACTTTATGGAAACCTACAGCGAAAAAGAATTTGCAGAAAATGGCATCGCAGCGAAATTTGTACAAGACAACGAATCGCGTTCGAAAAAAGGCGTTCTCCGCGGCTTGCATTTTCAAAAGAAAAATCCGCAAGGAAAACTCGTCCGCGTGATCGAAGGCGAAGTGTTTGATGTCGCCGTCGATTTGCGCAAAAAAAGTAAAACATTTGGAAAATGGGTCGGCGTGACTCTTTCTGCAGAAAACAAAAAGCAATTTTATATTCCCGAAGGCTTTGCGCACGGTTTCGTCGTCCTCAGCGAAACGGCAACTTTTGTTTATAAATGCACGCGTTTCTATGCGCCCGGCGATGAAGGCGGACTCATGTGGAATGAACCGCAAATCGGCATTCAATGGCCGGTAGGAAACGGCTTTACGCCATTACTCAGCGAAAAAGATACGAAGAATCCGACTCTCGATAAATTGGATTGGACTTTTTAAGCCTTGAAAATTTTATCTTTTGAGCGCATGAAAAAAGTCTTAGTTCTTTGCACTGGAAATGTTTGCCGCAGCCCGACTGCGGAGTTTTTGCTGCGTCAAAAATGCGGTGAAGATGTCATCGTGCAAAGCGCAGGAATCGGAGCACTCATCGATTCTCCCGCAGAAACGCTTGCGCAAAAAGTTGCTAAGGAACATGGCTTAGATATTTCAACGCATCGTTCGCGGCAAGTGACAATGGATATGCTCAAATGGGCGGATCTTGTTTTGGTAATGGAGCGCGGACAAGAAGAATGGCTCCTTTCGCGTTATCCGTGGTTAAAAGGAAAAATTTTCCGCTACGGTGAACCGATGAAAGTGGATGTTCCCGATCCGCATGGTCATTTGGAAAATGCATTTCAAATGGCGTGGAATTATTTGGAAAAATTAACCCCGTATTGGGTGGAAAGAGTCGAAAAAATCTCAAAAGATTCTTCGAATTGAAGGAATTCTCTATGGCTTTAGACAAGAAGACTCCGCAAAAACCGCAAAATCCGTGGAATGATTTATTCCGCGATGTGTGGGCGCACAAATTTTTTGCGATTGCGATTGTCGCATTATCAGCGATTGTCGGTGCAGTCGTTTGTCAGTGGATTCGTCCGGTTTACGAAGCAAACGCTTTGATTCAAGTGAAGACAAAATCCGGCTCGCTTTCGGCGATGCTCGGCGATGTCGGCAGTTTCCTCGGCATCGGGGGAAGTTCTTCTGAAACGGAAT
The nucleotide sequence above comes from Hallerella porci. Encoded proteins:
- a CDS encoding dTDP-glucose 4,6-dehydratase, yielding MKTIVITGGAGFIGSHVVRLFVNKYPNYKIINLDKLTYAGNLANLRDIENKPNYQFVKMDICDFDAFYKLMQTEHVDGIIHLAAESHVDRSIKDPFTFARTNVMGTLSLLQAAKLYWESLPEKFEGKRFYHISTDEVYGALSMTHPEGIQPPFTTTASSAKHHLAYGEDFFYETTKYNPHSPYSASKASSDHFVRAFHDTYGLPTIVTNCSNNYGPYQFPEKLIPLFINNIRHKKALPVYGKGENVRDWLFVEDHARAIDLIFHKGKIAETYNIGGFNEWKNIDIIKVVIKTVDRLLDRKDGEDLNLITYVTDRLGHDARYAIDSTKLQKELGWEPSLQFEEGIEKTVKWYLENQEWLDNITSGAYEKYYETMYQNK
- a CDS encoding Crp/Fnr family transcriptional regulator yields the protein MKQTDGNLQILCTLSDFEMFHSIKLEQLVEIIKFVSRLELDAGEILMEEGMVSDCFYLVESGDVEVYFSVPGQKNFLEACRVKTGSPVGEMALLEDDVHSARVMAKEASSVIKIESAPFLKYCNKHPEIGFIVMRNLAKLLCSRLRYTDQFLRHVASN
- the rfbA gene encoding glucose-1-phosphate thymidylyltransferase RfbA; the protein is MKGIVLAGGSGTRLYPLTMVTSKQLLPVYDKPMIYYPLSTLMLAGIRDILIISTPSDLPNFERLLGDGSAMGIHLSYQVQPSPDGLAQAFILGEEFIDGDACAMVLGDNIFYGNGFSPLLKAAVKNAENGRASVFGYYVEDPERFGVVEFDDSGKVISVEEKPKEPKSNYAITGLYFYDHRASQFAKNQKPSARGELEITDLNKTYLERGELDVKLLGRGFAWLDTGTMDSLNEAGNFVKMVESRQGIQISAVEEIAFINGWITREKLLESAEKYGKSPYGLHLRKVADGKIHY
- a CDS encoding arsenate reductase/protein-tyrosine-phosphatase family protein, translated to MKKVLVLCTGNVCRSPTAEFLLRQKCGEDVIVQSAGIGALIDSPAETLAQKVAKEHGLDISTHRSRQVTMDMLKWADLVLVMERGQEEWLLSRYPWLKGKIFRYGEPMKVDVPDPHGHLENAFQMAWNYLEKLTPYWVERVEKISKDSSN
- a CDS encoding acyl-[acyl-carrier-protein] thioesterase, whose amino-acid sequence is MEKEIEEYIFPVRFSDCDPRSRLRISAFLDFMEETAILDAEKNGYGIWKMVQNGYTSVISRLKLRINHFPRWGEKLHVSTWTKSIFNHKVLLRDYSILDDNFHIIAEATSSWLLVNLKTGRAEDPEQSPFLPELYPEKNAISENLELLEARENPQIILQKTAYYSDIDMNRHVNNCRYADWVFDALALDPELKNREVRSIQFNYIAGIAPGETVNLIRFENSNHHAFIFGVNANDPQKVHFQARIGIAGN
- the rfbC gene encoding dTDP-4-dehydrorhamnose 3,5-epimerase; the encoded protein is MGKFKFISTEIDDVKIIEPTVFGDARGYFMETYSEKEFAENGIAAKFVQDNESRSKKGVLRGLHFQKKNPQGKLVRVIEGEVFDVAVDLRKKSKTFGKWVGVTLSAENKKQFYIPEGFAHGFVVLSETATFVYKCTRFYAPGDEGGLMWNEPQIGIQWPVGNGFTPLLSEKDTKNPTLDKLDWTF